A window from Thiohalomonas denitrificans encodes these proteins:
- the nfo gene encoding deoxyribonuclease IV, with translation MKRIGAHVKTVGGVDKAPHNARAIGAKAFALFTKNQRQWQAKPYTKETITAFKANLEEVGIAPEHVLPHDSYLINLGHPESEAREKSCLAFLDEMQRCEQLGLPLLNFHPGSHLRKISEEECLSLVAESINWALDRTESVIAVIENTAGQGSNLGYRFEHLAAIIDQVEDKSRVGVCLDTCHTFTAGYDLRTPEACDTTFAEFERLVGFKYLRGMHLNDSKPDLGSRVDRHHSIGQGKIGLEAFRYIMRDPRFDEIPMVLETIDDTIWPEEIELLYSLEHETETA, from the coding sequence GTGAAACGCATCGGAGCACATGTCAAGACCGTTGGCGGCGTGGACAAGGCGCCGCACAATGCCCGGGCCATCGGCGCCAAAGCCTTTGCACTGTTCACCAAGAACCAGCGACAGTGGCAAGCCAAGCCGTATACGAAAGAGACCATCACCGCCTTCAAGGCCAATCTGGAGGAGGTGGGCATCGCCCCGGAGCACGTATTGCCCCACGACAGCTACCTCATCAATCTCGGCCATCCGGAGAGTGAAGCGCGGGAGAAGTCCTGCCTTGCATTCCTTGACGAGATGCAGCGTTGTGAACAATTGGGCCTGCCACTGCTTAATTTCCACCCCGGTAGCCATCTCCGTAAGATTTCCGAGGAGGAGTGCCTGAGTCTCGTGGCCGAATCCATCAACTGGGCCCTGGACCGGACCGAGAGCGTGATTGCCGTCATCGAGAACACCGCCGGACAGGGCAGCAATCTCGGTTATCGCTTCGAACACCTGGCTGCCATCATTGATCAGGTCGAGGATAAATCCCGCGTCGGCGTCTGCCTGGATACGTGCCACACTTTCACCGCCGGCTATGACCTGCGCACGCCGGAGGCGTGCGACACCACGTTTGCTGAATTCGAACGACTGGTGGGCTTCAAATACCTGCGCGGCATGCACCTCAATGACAGCAAACCGGATCTCGGCTCCCGGGTCGACCGGCACCACTCCATCGGCCAGGGAAAAATCGGACTGGAGGCGTTTCGCTATATTATGAGGGACCCGCGCTTCGATGAGATCCCGATGGTGCTGGAGACCATTGACGACACCATCTGGCCGGAAGAGATCGAGCTACTCTATTCGCTGGAGCACGAGACGGAGACGGCCTGA
- a CDS encoding nicotinate phosphoribosyltransferase, with amino-acid sequence MDLRSSPLLTDLYQLTMLDGYFEAAMEETAVFEFFVRKLPDSRNFLMAAGLEQLIEFLENLQFTKEELQWLADSGRFRSDFVDYLAGLRFTGDVDAMLEGTLFFADEPILQVVAPLPQAQLIESRLINILHLQTMLVSKAARCMLAAPEGSLLVDFGMRRAHGADAALYAARASYLAGFAGTATVYAGPAFGIPLYGTMAHSFIQAHARETDAFETFARAQPDNVILLIDTYDTEAAAEKVVQLAPRLQADGIAIKGVRLDSGDLAEHARKVRKILDAGGLDQTVIFASGDIDEHKLADFENQSAPISGFGIGTRLDTSSDAPYLNCAYKLTEYAGQARRKRSEGKEMLPGRKQVFRHYDNGIMSSDTIAREGEEPGGEALLQPVMRGGKRVGRRPTLAESREHAARQLATLPAPLRGLGPASYPVHVSNALKELTEAVDRFVTDQARQ; translated from the coding sequence ATGGATCTGCGATCCTCTCCTCTGCTGACCGACCTCTATCAGCTGACGATGCTTGACGGCTATTTCGAGGCTGCTATGGAGGAAACCGCGGTATTCGAGTTTTTCGTCCGCAAGCTGCCAGACAGTCGCAATTTCCTGATGGCCGCCGGCCTCGAACAATTGATTGAATTCCTGGAGAACCTGCAGTTCACAAAAGAAGAGCTGCAGTGGCTGGCGGACAGCGGGCGTTTCCGGTCCGATTTCGTCGACTACCTGGCCGGCCTTCGGTTTACCGGCGATGTCGATGCCATGCTCGAAGGCACCCTCTTTTTTGCCGATGAACCGATCCTTCAGGTCGTTGCCCCGCTACCCCAGGCGCAATTGATCGAGTCACGGCTGATCAACATCCTGCATCTGCAGACCATGCTGGTCTCGAAGGCTGCGCGCTGCATGCTCGCCGCACCCGAAGGGTCGCTACTGGTGGACTTCGGGATGCGCAGGGCCCACGGTGCGGATGCGGCACTCTATGCCGCACGGGCCAGCTATCTGGCGGGATTCGCCGGTACGGCCACCGTCTATGCAGGGCCCGCCTTCGGTATTCCGCTCTACGGGACCATGGCGCACTCCTTCATACAGGCCCACGCCCGGGAAACCGATGCCTTCGAGACCTTCGCCCGGGCCCAGCCGGACAATGTAATTCTGCTGATCGATACCTACGATACCGAGGCGGCAGCCGAAAAGGTGGTGCAGTTGGCGCCGCGTCTGCAGGCCGATGGGATCGCCATCAAAGGCGTCCGGCTCGACAGCGGTGATCTGGCCGAACATGCCCGCAAAGTCCGGAAGATTCTGGATGCCGGTGGTCTCGACCAGACGGTCATCTTTGCCAGTGGGGATATCGACGAACACAAGCTGGCTGACTTCGAAAATCAGTCGGCCCCGATTTCCGGTTTTGGAATCGGCACCCGTCTGGATACCTCTTCCGATGCCCCCTATCTCAATTGCGCCTACAAGCTGACCGAGTATGCGGGGCAGGCGCGCCGCAAGCGCTCCGAAGGCAAAGAGATGCTACCCGGGCGAAAACAGGTCTTCCGGCACTATGACAATGGCATCATGTCCAGTGATACCATTGCCCGGGAGGGGGAAGAGCCCGGTGGTGAAGCGCTGCTGCAGCCGGTCATGCGTGGCGGTAAACGGGTCGGTCGGCGACCGACCTTGGCGGAGAGCCGAGAGCATGCTGCCCGGCAGTTGGCAACGCTGCCCGCTCCCCTGCGTGGTCTGGGACCCGCGTCTTACCCGGTCCATGTCTCGAATGCGTTAAAAGAGCTCACCGAGGCGGTGGATCGCTTCGTGACCGACCAGGCAAGGCAATAG
- the guaA gene encoding glutamine-hydrolyzing GMP synthase, whose protein sequence is MSVDIHSHRILILDFGSQYTQLIARRVREAGVYCELHPFDMEDEAVRTFAPDGVILSGGPETVTAAETPRAPQAVFELGVPVLGICYGMQTMAAQLGGVVESSDHHEYGYAQVRARGHTALLKDIEDHTSPEGYGLLDVWMSHGDRVIDLPPGFKLMASTDSAPVAGIADEERHFYGVQFHPEVTHTRQGQRIINRFLHDICGCSADWTPGNIIEDAIGWVLESVGDEQVLLGLSGGVDSSVVAALLHKAIGDQLICVFVDNGLLRHQEGDQVMATFAEHMGVRVIRVDAEERFLSRLKGVTDPEQKRKIIGNTFIDVFDEEAGKLERVAWLAQGTIYPDVIESAGAKSGKAHVIKSHHNVGGLPEEMNLKLLEPLRELFKDEVRKIGVELGLPADMVYRHPFPGPGLGVRILGEVKKEYADILRLADHIFIEELRKQDLYDKTSQAFCVFLPVKSVGVTGDGRRYEYVVAMRAVETIDFMTARWAHLPYDFLDHVSRRIVNEINGISRVVYDVTGKPPGTIEWE, encoded by the coding sequence ATGTCCGTGGACATCCATTCCCATCGTATCCTCATCCTCGACTTCGGCTCCCAGTACACCCAGCTTATCGCCCGCAGGGTGCGAGAGGCCGGGGTCTATTGTGAGCTGCACCCGTTCGATATGGAGGACGAGGCGGTCCGCACCTTTGCGCCCGACGGGGTCATCCTCTCCGGCGGCCCCGAGACGGTGACCGCAGCCGAAACGCCGCGGGCCCCGCAGGCGGTTTTTGAACTCGGAGTCCCGGTGCTGGGGATCTGCTACGGCATGCAGACCATGGCGGCACAACTGGGCGGCGTGGTGGAATCCTCGGATCACCATGAATATGGTTATGCCCAGGTCCGGGCCCGCGGACATACTGCCCTGCTCAAGGATATTGAGGACCACACCAGCCCCGAGGGTTACGGCCTGTTAGATGTCTGGATGAGTCATGGTGACCGGGTCATCGATCTGCCGCCCGGTTTCAAGCTGATGGCCTCCACTGATAGCGCTCCTGTCGCCGGCATTGCCGATGAAGAGCGACACTTCTACGGCGTGCAGTTTCACCCGGAGGTGACGCATACCAGGCAGGGCCAGCGCATTATCAATCGTTTTCTGCACGATATCTGCGGTTGCTCTGCCGACTGGACGCCGGGCAATATTATCGAAGACGCTATCGGTTGGGTTCTGGAATCGGTCGGCGACGAGCAGGTCCTGCTGGGTCTTTCCGGTGGGGTCGATTCATCGGTGGTGGCTGCGCTGCTCCACAAAGCCATCGGCGATCAACTTATCTGTGTGTTTGTAGACAACGGCCTGTTGCGTCACCAGGAGGGCGATCAGGTGATGGCCACCTTCGCCGAGCACATGGGTGTGCGGGTGATCCGGGTTGATGCCGAAGAGCGTTTTCTCTCCCGGTTGAAAGGCGTGACCGACCCCGAGCAGAAGCGAAAGATCATCGGCAATACCTTTATCGATGTCTTTGATGAGGAGGCCGGGAAGCTCGAGCGCGTGGCGTGGCTCGCCCAGGGGACTATCTATCCGGACGTCATTGAATCCGCCGGGGCAAAGAGCGGTAAGGCCCATGTGATCAAATCGCACCACAACGTGGGCGGACTGCCGGAGGAGATGAATCTCAAGCTCCTGGAACCGCTGCGTGAACTGTTCAAGGACGAAGTACGCAAGATCGGGGTCGAACTCGGCCTGCCTGCCGACATGGTCTACCGCCATCCCTTTCCCGGACCGGGGCTTGGGGTGCGCATTCTCGGTGAAGTCAAAAAGGAGTACGCGGATATCCTGCGCCTGGCTGACCACATCTTCATCGAAGAGCTGCGCAAGCAGGATCTCTACGATAAGACGTCCCAGGCGTTCTGCGTCTTCCTGCCGGTCAAATCGGTGGGTGTCACCGGCGACGGCCGCCGCTATGAATACGTGGTGGCCATGCGCGCCGTGGAGACTATCGATTTCATGACCGCCCGCTGGGCACACCTGCCCTACGACTTCCTCGATCACGTCTCGCGACGCATCGTCAACGAGATCAACGGCATCTCACGGGTGGTCTATGACGTTACCGGCAAGCCCCCGGGCACTATCGAATGGGAATGA
- the cmoA gene encoding carboxy-S-adenosyl-L-methionine synthase CmoA, which yields MAKQRDHIFDEPRPMIVDFTFDERVASVFPDMIRRSVPGYGEVIALTGLFAERYAQPGSTLYDLGCSLGAATLSMRRRVHADQCRIIAVDNAPAMVEQCRANLEAEPSPVPVDVHCSDIRKVHIENASVVVLNFTLQFIEPDERLELLHRIHQGLRPGGVLVLSEKVVFENEREQQFQESMHLDFKRANGYSELAISQKRTALENVLLPESLEAHTSRLRNAGFGDVHNWFRCFNFASMAAFKTP from the coding sequence ATGGCAAAACAGCGCGACCACATCTTTGACGAACCCCGGCCGATGATCGTCGACTTTACTTTCGATGAGCGGGTGGCGTCCGTTTTCCCGGACATGATCCGGCGTTCAGTCCCCGGTTACGGCGAGGTCATCGCCCTCACCGGCCTGTTCGCGGAGCGCTACGCACAGCCGGGCAGTACGCTGTACGATCTGGGCTGCTCACTGGGCGCCGCTACCCTTTCCATGCGCCGACGGGTGCATGCCGATCAATGTCGTATTATCGCCGTCGACAACGCCCCCGCCATGGTGGAGCAGTGCCGGGCAAACCTGGAAGCCGAGCCATCCCCGGTCCCGGTGGATGTGCACTGTTCCGACATTCGCAAGGTGCACATCGAAAACGCCTCGGTGGTGGTCCTCAACTTCACCCTGCAGTTTATCGAACCCGACGAGCGACTCGAGTTGCTACACCGCATCCACCAGGGACTTCGCCCCGGCGGTGTGCTGGTCCTGTCGGAGAAGGTCGTCTTCGAAAACGAAAGGGAACAGCAATTCCAGGAATCCATGCACCTGGATTTCAAACGAGCCAACGGCTATTCGGAACTCGCCATCAGCCAAAAACGGACCGCCCTGGAGAACGTTCTCCTTCCCGAAAGTCTTGAAGCACACACGAGCCGTCTCCGAAACGCCGGGTTCGGAGACGTCCACAACTGGTTTCGCTGTTTCAATTTTGCCTCCATGGCGGCCTTCAAGACCCCCTGA
- the serB gene encoding phosphoserine phosphatase SerB: MSEVVLVTVVGPDRPGITAALTGCLANYNVTILDVGQSVIHDTVSLGMLIELPRDAGGCLVFKDLLLKAHELDLNVRFTPVSEEDYEQWVAAQGQSRHIVTLLGRQISSRHLARVAEVVAHHGLNIDNITRLTGRISLRRPEEKRIASVELSIRGDVPDLTMLHAHFLETARALEIDIAIQEDNIYRRNRRLVCFDMDSTLIQAEVIDELAREAGVEEEVAAITRSAMAGELDFADSFRKRMALLEGLDESVLRDIAERLPITEGAERLIRNLKRFGYKVAILSGGFTFFAEHLRRKLGIDYVFANPLDIRQGKLTGKVKGEIIDGRRKAYLLHQLAAQEGISLEQVIAVGDGANDLPMLSIAGLGIAFHAKPVVKEQAQHAITTLGLDAILYLLGMHDRDLAETGG; the protein is encoded by the coding sequence ATGAGTGAAGTCGTCCTGGTTACTGTAGTAGGACCTGACCGGCCGGGGATTACCGCGGCCCTGACCGGCTGTCTTGCGAATTACAACGTCACGATCCTGGATGTCGGGCAGTCAGTGATCCACGATACTGTATCGCTTGGGATGTTGATCGAGCTGCCCCGGGACGCAGGCGGCTGCCTGGTATTCAAGGACCTGTTGCTCAAGGCCCATGAACTGGACCTCAATGTCCGCTTTACGCCGGTCAGTGAAGAGGACTACGAACAGTGGGTTGCGGCCCAGGGGCAGTCGCGCCATATCGTCACCCTGCTGGGCCGTCAGATCAGTTCCCGTCATCTGGCCCGGGTGGCGGAGGTGGTGGCACACCACGGACTCAATATCGACAACATCACTCGCCTGACTGGCCGTATTTCCCTGCGCCGGCCTGAAGAGAAGCGCATCGCCTCGGTAGAGCTCTCCATCCGGGGCGATGTTCCGGATTTGACGATGCTACACGCTCATTTCCTGGAGACCGCCCGGGCGCTGGAGATCGACATCGCCATTCAGGAGGACAATATCTATCGTCGTAACCGGCGACTGGTCTGCTTCGATATGGATTCGACGCTGATTCAGGCGGAAGTGATCGATGAACTGGCACGCGAAGCGGGTGTGGAGGAGGAGGTTGCGGCAATCACCCGGTCCGCCATGGCCGGTGAACTGGACTTCGCCGACAGTTTTCGAAAGCGCATGGCCCTGCTCGAAGGGCTGGATGAATCGGTACTGCGTGATATCGCCGAACGCTTGCCCATCACCGAAGGCGCCGAACGGCTGATCCGCAATCTGAAGCGCTTCGGATACAAGGTGGCCATTCTCTCCGGCGGCTTTACCTTTTTTGCCGAACACCTGAGGCGCAAGCTGGGCATCGATTATGTGTTCGCCAACCCGTTGGATATCCGCCAGGGTAAACTGACCGGGAAAGTGAAAGGCGAAATCATCGACGGCCGGCGCAAGGCCTATCTGCTGCATCAGCTGGCTGCGCAGGAGGGGATCTCACTGGAGCAGGTGATTGCCGTCGGTGACGGAGCCAATGATCTCCCGATGCTCTCTATCGCCGGGCTCGGCATCGCCTTCCATGCCAAGCCGGTGGTCAAGGAGCAGGCCCAGCACGCCATCACCACCCTCGGTCTCGATGCCATTCTCTATCTACTCGGCATGCACGACCGTGACCTGGCTGAAACCGGTGGGTGA
- a CDS encoding autotransporter assembly complex protein TamA, with protein MQTVGLLLLFVLFAVPGPLPAADAPRLEVEITGIEDPLKSTIRNALSLVREQGHPLLTQYRIQALHQGTPDEIRNTLEPFGYYQAEIEPLLEQRNGTWYARYHVNPGPPVTIGSLDLEIRGPGGSNEVFQNWRQTFPLQPGDRLRHAGYERAKDDLLAIARRYGYFDARLSESRVRVELPQNRADITLHMDTGPRYRFGTVHFSETPLRESLLQRFLHFESGEPFHSGALLELQRALSDSDYFERVDVIPLIEEAEEQRVPIEVRLEIQKRTRYAFGIGYGTDTGPRTTIGIDRRWQNSRGHKAGTRIVASEIRTELNFNYRVPLTPPTTDYLDFTADYTEETTDTSSRETALIGGALTQMRRGWQETLSLNYQEETFDVGIGDERANMLVPGIGWQRVVVDDRLVPQHGWRLAAGLKGASESVLSSTDLAQATFRGSYITTILGGRLITRLEAGASETSNFDRLPVSLRFFAGGDSSVRGYGYQTLGPENSAGDVIGGKHLLIGSVEYDYFWSENWGAAVFIDQGNAFNSTGDFDLSQGAGLGVRYKLPFGLIRVDVASAVSESGNPWRLHINIGPEL; from the coding sequence ATGCAGACCGTTGGCCTGCTGCTGCTGTTCGTCCTGTTTGCGGTGCCAGGTCCACTCCCCGCGGCCGACGCGCCCCGGCTCGAGGTCGAGATCACGGGTATCGAAGACCCGTTGAAAAGCACGATTCGCAATGCCCTTTCCCTGGTGCGTGAACAGGGGCATCCGCTACTGACTCAGTACCGAATCCAGGCCCTGCATCAGGGTACGCCGGATGAGATTCGTAACACCCTGGAACCCTTCGGTTATTACCAGGCCGAAATCGAACCTTTACTGGAGCAGCGTAACGGTACCTGGTACGCCCGCTATCACGTGAATCCCGGACCACCGGTCACCATCGGTTCACTGGATCTGGAGATCCGGGGCCCCGGCGGCTCGAACGAGGTCTTTCAAAACTGGCGCCAGACATTTCCGCTTCAGCCTGGTGACCGTCTGCGGCATGCCGGTTACGAACGCGCCAAGGATGATCTGCTGGCCATCGCGAGACGGTATGGTTACTTCGATGCGAGACTGTCGGAGAGTCGTGTACGCGTTGAACTACCGCAAAACCGCGCCGATATCACCCTGCACATGGATACCGGCCCCCGCTACCGCTTCGGCACTGTTCACTTCAGTGAAACACCGCTGCGTGAATCACTCCTGCAACGATTCCTGCATTTTGAGAGCGGAGAGCCCTTCCACTCCGGCGCACTGCTTGAGCTTCAACGAGCGCTTTCCGACAGCGACTATTTCGAACGCGTCGATGTCATTCCCCTGATCGAAGAGGCGGAGGAACAGCGGGTTCCCATCGAAGTCCGGCTGGAGATACAGAAACGGACCCGTTACGCGTTCGGCATCGGCTATGGCACCGATACCGGGCCGCGTACCACCATCGGCATTGATCGGCGCTGGCAAAACAGCCGCGGCCACAAGGCCGGCACCCGGATCGTCGCCTCCGAGATCCGAACCGAGCTGAACTTCAACTACCGGGTTCCACTCACCCCGCCGACAACCGACTATCTGGACTTCACCGCGGACTACACCGAGGAGACCACCGATACCTCGTCCCGCGAAACGGCGCTCATTGGTGGCGCTCTGACACAAATGAGACGCGGATGGCAGGAGACCCTGTCGCTGAATTATCAGGAAGAGACTTTCGATGTCGGGATCGGAGACGAGCGCGCCAATATGCTGGTGCCGGGTATCGGCTGGCAGCGCGTGGTAGTGGACGATCGCCTTGTCCCGCAACACGGATGGCGACTGGCGGCCGGGCTAAAAGGGGCCTCCGAATCCGTGCTCTCCTCAACGGATCTGGCCCAGGCAACGTTCCGTGGCAGCTACATCACCACAATCCTGGGAGGGAGGCTGATAACCAGACTCGAGGCGGGTGCATCGGAGACCTCAAATTTCGATCGGCTGCCGGTATCGCTACGTTTTTTCGCCGGAGGAGACAGCAGCGTCCGCGGCTACGGGTATCAGACACTGGGCCCGGAAAACAGCGCGGGGGATGTCATCGGTGGCAAGCACCTTCTGATTGGAAGCGTGGAGTACGACTATTTCTGGAGCGAGAACTGGGGCGCGGCAGTGTTCATTGATCAGGGCAACGCGTTCAACAGCACCGGTGACTTCGATCTTTCCCAAGGGGCCGGTCTGGGCGTCCGATACAAACTCCCCTTTGGTCTGATCCGCGTCGACGTCGCCTCGGCCGTCAGCGAGTCCGGCAACCCCTGGCGGCTCCATATCAACATCGGGCCTGAACTGTGA